CAGCCAGCCGGGCAAGTGAATAATCTTCTGGATAACGGCAAAATGGCGGTGGCGGATCCCAGTCGGGTGGCGGCCTACCTGGTGACGACGACGGCGGCTGATGCGATCGCTACGGCCCGATACCTCTGGGGCAGCGCTCAGCAGGTGGGGCTGACTGTCGGTGGCGTCTTGCTCAACCAAGCTGAGGGTGATGTGTCGGCGGAGTTTGCGCCCCTGTCCGTATCGTCCATTCCTCACCAGGCTAGTTGGGAGGCGATCGCCCCGGCTCTGCCCGATTTTCGCCAAGCCACCCAAGCGCCCCGCCCGATTACTGTGCATGAACGCGATCGCCAGGTGAGCTTGTTTTTGCCAGGCTTCAATAAAACCCAGGTTAAGCTAACTCAGTATGGCCCTGAGGTGACCATTGAAGCAGGGGATCAGCGACGCAACATCTTCCTGCCGCCGGCCCTCCAGGGGCGATCGGTGACGGGGGCAAAATTCCAGGACGGATACCTGATCATCTCCTTTGGCTAAGCGCGACCAGCGAGGGTCATGATCTCGGGACGTTAGGCATCTACCGCTAGTCAGGCGACCATCACACTGTATACATTGAATACACTGAAGGACATCGGTGGCGATCGCTGGTTACGGCGGCGATCCTGTCGATCCGTTGGTGGTCTTCAACTTAGTCTCTGCCTTGAACCCTATGATTCCTGACCTAACTCAACTCTTGCAGTCTCTGCACGTCGATGCAGACTGGATCGGCCTGCGGGCCATGCGAGAGGTGTCAACGCGGCGATCGGTGCGCCGTCAGCATCCCACCCACAACGGCACCCGTTTAGATATGGGCATCATGGTGGAGGTGGTGGTGGATGGGCAGTTGGGCTATGGAGCCACCAACTCCTTTGATCGTGATGACGTCCAGCGAGCTGCAGATCAAGCACATCTGCAGGCGATCGCCGCTCGGCAGTGGGGGCTGCATGCCTGTACCACGTCGGTGCGCCCGCCCGTGGTGGGGCACTATCGCTCGCCCTGTGCAAAACCGCTGGATGTGCTGACGGCGGGGGATGTGAATGATATTCTGCTGCGGCTATGTCGTCATTTGACGGTGTCGTCTCAGGTTGTGCAGGCGATCGCCACCGCCGTGACCCGTGAGATCGATATCTGGTTGGTGAGCAGCAGCGGTTCGGATGTGCATCAAACCCTGTCGGTGGTGGAAGGGCATCTGTCGGCTACGGCGGAGGATGGCGCGATTATTCAGCAGCGCAGTGACCACGGATATTTAGCCCATTCTTACCAAGGGGGCTGGGAATGTTTTTTGACGGATGATCTCTGGGCGCGATCGCAACACATTGGGGAGCAGGCAGTGGAACTGCTGACGGCGGAGGAATGCCCAACGTTAAAAACGACCCTCGTTCTGGCTCCTGATCAAATGATGCTGCAGTTGCATGAAAGTGTGGGGCATCCCCTAGAACTGGATCGCATCTTGGGGGATGAGCGCAACTATGCGGGCGGCAGCTTTGTGAAACCCCAAGATTTTGGACGGCTGGCCTATGGTTCGCCGTTGATGAATGTGGTGTTTGATCCCACCATCGATGGGGAGTTAGCCAGCTACCAGTTTGATGACATCGGAGCCCCAGCCCAACGGCAATATCTGATCCGATCGGGCACTTTAGAGCGTGGTTTGGGCAGTTTGGAAAGCCAAGAGCGCTTACGGGTGAGAGGCGTAGCCTGCGCGCGGGCCACCTCTTGGAACCGCCCGCCCATTGATCGCATGGCCAACATCAACCTAGAGCCTGGTTCAACGCCTTTGCCGGAGCTGATTGCCCAGATTGACGATGGTATTTATATGGAAACCAATCGCTCCTGGTCCATTGATGATCAGCGCTATAAGTTTCAATTTGGCTGTGAATATGCCAAACGCATTGAACAGGGACAGATCACCCGCACGCTGCGCAACCCCAACTACCGCGCCACAACGCCCGAATTTTGGCATAGTCTCCGTCTCGTGGGCGATCGCTCTACCTGGCAACACTATGGCACGCCCCTCTGTGGCAAGGGTGAGCCCAATCAGTTGATTTGGGTTGGCCATGGATCGCCGGTCTGCGCCTTTGAGCAAGTAGACGTTTTTGGAGGAGGGGCAGCATGATGTCCACCAAAGCCGACCAGCTTGAACTTGTCTTCCGGCACTTGGTGACTGCCCTAGGCGATCGCCTCCATGCTCATGAGCACATGAGTCTTGAACTCACGGGCGAACAAAGCCAGTTTGTCCGCTTTAATCGCGCTAAGGTTCGCCAAATTGGTACGGTTAGCGATGGTCAGGTGCGGCTGACGTTGATGGCCGATCAGCGTACCGGCTACTATGACCTACCGCTGACGGGCATCTGGGATCAAGATTGGCATCATGCTCAAGCGGCCCTCGATACCCTGCGGCGCGAATTGCCCCAACTGCCGGTGGATCCCTACTTGGTCTTACCCAGCGGCACGGCCAACAGCGGCGAACTCTATCAGGGGATGATTCCTGCACCTAGGGATGTGCCAGATTTGGTGCTGGCGGAGGTGGCAGGGTTGGATTTTGCTGGCCTGTATGCGGGTGGACGGGTGGTGCGTGGCTATGGCGATTCGGTGGGGCAATATCACTGGTTTGCCACCGATTCCTTCACCCTTGACTATTCTCTGTTTACTACCGATGGGCAGGCGGTGAAGGGCACCTATGCCGGAAGTCATTGGCAGCCCAATCGCTATACTGCCCGGCTCGATCAAGCCAAGCAGCAACTCACCCGCTTGGCCCAGCCTAGGAAGACTGTGCCAGCGGGCAGCTATCGCACCTATTTTGCGCCGGCAGCGATCGCTGAACTGTTAAGTATGTTTTCCTGGGGAGGGATCAGTGAAGCCGCGCTGCAGCGAGGTGATAGCGCGTTCCGATTGCTGCAGACCGGGGAGCAGCGGCTATCCCCCCTCTTCACCCTATCAGAAGACTTTAGCCATGGACTCGTACCCCGATTCAACCAACTGGGCGACATGACGCCTGTCCATGTGCCGCTGATTGTGCAAGGGGAGTTGGTGAATACCCTGGTTAATGCCCGCACGGCCAAAGAGTATGGCAAGGTTGCTAACGGAGCCAATGGAGGGGAAACATTGCGATCGCCTGATCTGCGACCGGGTAATCTATTGCCCGATCATGTTCTATCCACTCTGGATACAGGGCTGTATGTTTCCAATTTGCACTATCTCAACTGGAGCGATCGCCCCACGGGACGAATTACTGGCATGACTCGCTATGCCTGTTTTTGGGTCGAAGCTGGCCAGATGATTGCCCCTATTGAAAACCTACGATTTGATGAAAGTCTCTACCGCTGTTTTGGCAGTCACTTGGTGGCGTTGACGCAAACCCAGGACTTTGTGCCAGAAGTGGGTAGCTATGAACATCGTGATCTAGGCGGTATGTGGGTTCCCGGCGCGATCGTCGATGATTTTGTCTATACTCTTTAACGGGACAGGATTTGAATAGGATCAAGATAGCGGAGACAAGATGCCATTGAGGGGCGAGTGTGGTGATGGGATATCTGATCCGTTCAGCTTTCCTCTTGATGCAATCAGGTATCTAGCTGGCTCGTCATGCTTGTTCACGAAAAATGCTATCAGAAAGCCTAGTAGGGCGAGCAGTGCCTACCTCTGCCATTCATCCATGCCACTGCAGGTAGGGCAGGATGATGTGTGGTTGCCGCGTTGGTGAAAACCTGCATTGACGATGTGGGCTTAACCCAGGGGATCATTCAGGGATGGTCGATCTAGCGTAGTCTGGATGGCAAACCTAGGGGTGAGTCTCTAGGCTAGGACTGGCGTTATGGCAGCGTGATCCCACCTCCCAAGTTTATGGCTAGTTTGTTTGTGCATAAGGAGCCCGACCCATTGAACGGTGTACCTGAACAACGGTTTACGTTGTCTCTCTCAAATATTTTGGTGGTGTTGGGGAGCATTGTGCTGGTGGTGCTCCTGTGGCAACTGCGCAGTTTGCTGCTACTGCTGATGATCTCCGTGGTCTTAGCTGCCACCTTCGCTCCGATTGTGGATTGGGCAGAACAGTGGCGCATCCCGCGCTGGGTGACGGTGATCTTGGTCTACCTTACGTTGATCTCGGGGATCATTGGCGTCAGCTTGATTATTGGCCCCACCGCCTTCGAGCAAATTGAACGGTTGATTCGCAAACTGCCGGTTTACCTAAAAGACGTGTTAGCGATCGCTGAAACCTGGGCGATGCAGCAAAATGAAACCCGTCCAGATTTGGTCAGTCAGCTTTTTGATCAGTTCTTTGATGTGCAAGGGGTGACCCGCTGGGCCATTACCTCCACCCAAAAAATTCTTCTGCGTTCATTTAGCCTAACCACCGGGTTTGTGGGGGGCATTTTTAGCCTGATCCTGGCGATCTTTCTCTCAGGCTACATTTTGTCCGATAGCCGCACGCTGTTGGGGAATCTAGCGCGGCTGTTGCCCCAGCCTTGGGATGAACGTCTTGCCGCTCAGTTTGCCCCCATGACCCAGCGCATGGGCAGCTATATTCGGGGTCGAGTGCTGGTGTCTGCCATTTTGGGCGTGGCAATTACCACCAGTCTTGGTTTCCTGGGGTTGTCGGAGTATGCCTTGGGTCTGGGAGCGATCGCGGGTGTCACCAACCTAATTCCCTTTCTCGGGCCCATTTTAGGCTCGATCCCCGCGTTACTCGTTGCAGTTTCCCAGGGTTGGTGGACGTTCCTTTGGGTCTTGCTGCTGTTTGTGATCATCCAAAATATTGAAACCTACGTCCTGGATCCCCTCTTAGTAGGCTCCTCTGTGGGGGTGCATCCTCTCTACCAACTTCTGGCCGTGTTGGGTGGCGCGCAGGTTCTAGGTATCATTGGAGCGTTGATTGTGCCGCCTTGGATTGCTGGATGTACGGTTTTACTAGAAAACTTATATCTCCAGCCCAAACTACGTGCCGAACGCCAACTCAAGCTCCAAAGCCAGGCTGAATCATCTGTCCCCGTCTCACCGTCCTAGCTAGAGAGCAGCAGACCTCCGTAAATCCAGGGATAGCACCTCAGAAACATCACAAAACCATACATATTCGCTTATAAAAAACCACGTTTCTCTTCCACGCGCTACGCTAGATGGATGTGAATAGTTTGGTTACGCGCTAGACCAGCTGAATCGTTTCCAATCGCATCAAATTTATGAGTTTCTGACTCCAATTGGTTACGATTCGCGCACACTTCACGGAAGTTCAGTCAATCTGACTGAATCCCATAGGTAACGAGTCGTCAGCTTCCCTAGCTGCGCCGTCGAATGCTTCAACAAGCTTGCCCATCGATCCAACTTGTCTTGCTTGATACGGTACCCGTTGGACAACTTCGCTAGCGTAGGTCATGCTGCTGTTATTAAACAGCAAAATAGAAACGACTGTTGATTAGTTTTTCTGTAGTCGAGGCTACGCTGAGTTCGAAAATCCTAATCAGTGGGGTGTGGAATTCTTAAAAAAAGATTAAAGTGTTTAAATTGTGTGAGGTGACTGGAGGCAACTCATGTTTACACGTCTTGCAGAGCAACATCGACAATTTGTAAAAGATCTCGTGATGAATCTCCAGGCAATGGCGATTGTGCTGGAGCGTCGCGGCTACTTAGCGTCTTGCTACACCTGTGGCGGGCAGATGAATAGCGCATCATTTATGGTGAGCTTAGGCGATAATCACTTGATTCGATTCTTGGTGTCCGACTACGGCATCACTTGGACGGAAATGCGTGATGATCGCGAACTGATGAAGCTAGAGGGAGCTGAGGCCATTAGTCAATTGCAGGACTTAGCGAATTTGATTAAATATCACATTCAGCCGTCTGAGCAGTTTGCTATCACCAATGCGTCATAGGCCTAAGCCTGTGACCTCATAACCTGATGTGTGAAACATGGAGATGGGGACTTGGCAGTGAGTCGTTGGCAGCTCTCGCCTAACGGTATCCTTAAACTACCTAACGTTAAACCCATCTAATGTTGGTGCTAGGGTGAGAGATGTCTGGTGAGCAGCGATCGCTCCCTAAAAACGCTCTACATTGTCTGTCCATGATTCAGGTACAGCGTTTCGAGCTGCTTCACCGCAGGTGCGGGGTGTTGGAAACAGCTTCTCAGGATTAGCTAACCCCCTTGGATTTAGCGCCTGCCGCACATATTGCATGGTTTCAAGATCTGCGTCAGAGAACATCTCCGGCATATAGCAGCGTTTGTCTGAGCCAATGCCATGTTCGCCGGAAATACTTCCCCCCACTTGAACACAAAGCTTCAAAATATCGCCTCCGAGGGCTTCTACCGCTTCTAGCTGCCCCGGTATTGAGTTGTTGTACAGAATCAGGGGATGCAAGTTGCCATCTCCGGCATGAAACACGTTGGCTACGCGATAGCCATGTTTCTCGCCAAGAGATTCAATCGCCTGAAGCACTTCTGGAAGCTTGGTTCTAGGAATCACGCCGTCTTGGACGTAGTAGTCTGGGCTGAGTTTGCCCATGGCCGCAAAGGCCGCCTTCCGCCCCTTCCAAAGCCGTAGCCGGTCTTGTGCCTCGGTGGCGGTGACTACGTTGCGGGCTCCGTTGCGGCGACAAATCTCGGCAACCCGATCGCTGTTGGCAGAGACATCTACAGCCAGACCGTCCAGTTCAATCAACAAAATGGCGATCGCATCTCGGGGATAGCAGGCGGTAGCCACCACATCTTCCACAGCATTGATGCTAAAGTTGTCCATCATTTCCATGCCGGCTGGAATGATCCCAGCACTGATGATGTCCGATACGGCAGCGCCAGCCGCCTCGATGCTCATGAAGTCCGCTAGGAGGACTTGGATGGATTCGGGTACCTTGAGAATTTTGAGGGTGATTTCTGTGGCGATCCCCAAGGTGCCTTCCGAGCCGACGACTACGCCGGTAAGGTCATAGCCAGGCATCTCCGGTACTGCGCCCCCTAAGTCTTTCACCGATCCATCGGGTAGTACGAGCCTGAGCCCTA
Above is a genomic segment from Candidatus Obscuribacterales bacterium containing:
- a CDS encoding metallopeptidase TldD-related protein, whose translation is MMSTKADQLELVFRHLVTALGDRLHAHEHMSLELTGEQSQFVRFNRAKVRQIGTVSDGQVRLTLMADQRTGYYDLPLTGIWDQDWHHAQAALDTLRRELPQLPVDPYLVLPSGTANSGELYQGMIPAPRDVPDLVLAEVAGLDFAGLYAGGRVVRGYGDSVGQYHWFATDSFTLDYSLFTTDGQAVKGTYAGSHWQPNRYTARLDQAKQQLTRLAQPRKTVPAGSYRTYFAPAAIAELLSMFSWGGISEAALQRGDSAFRLLQTGEQRLSPLFTLSEDFSHGLVPRFNQLGDMTPVHVPLIVQGELVNTLVNARTAKEYGKVANGANGGETLRSPDLRPGNLLPDHVLSTLDTGLYVSNLHYLNWSDRPTGRITGMTRYACFWVEAGQMIAPIENLRFDESLYRCFGSHLVALTQTQDFVPEVGSYEHRDLGGMWVPGAIVDDFVYTL
- a CDS encoding DUF1815 family protein, whose translation is MFTRLAEQHRQFVKDLVMNLQAMAIVLERRGYLASCYTCGGQMNSASFMVSLGDNHLIRFLVSDYGITWTEMRDDRELMKLEGAEAISQLQDLANLIKYHIQPSEQFAITNAS
- a CDS encoding AI-2E family transporter, which translates into the protein MASLFVHKEPDPLNGVPEQRFTLSLSNILVVLGSIVLVVLLWQLRSLLLLLMISVVLAATFAPIVDWAEQWRIPRWVTVILVYLTLISGIIGVSLIIGPTAFEQIERLIRKLPVYLKDVLAIAETWAMQQNETRPDLVSQLFDQFFDVQGVTRWAITSTQKILLRSFSLTTGFVGGIFSLILAIFLSGYILSDSRTLLGNLARLLPQPWDERLAAQFAPMTQRMGSYIRGRVLVSAILGVAITTSLGFLGLSEYALGLGAIAGVTNLIPFLGPILGSIPALLVAVSQGWWTFLWVLLLFVIIQNIETYVLDPLLVGSSVGVHPLYQLLAVLGGAQVLGIIGALIVPPWIAGCTVLLENLYLQPKLRAERQLKLQSQAESSVPVSPS
- a CDS encoding TldD/PmbA family protein — translated: MAIAGYGGDPVDPLVVFNLVSALNPMIPDLTQLLQSLHVDADWIGLRAMREVSTRRSVRRQHPTHNGTRLDMGIMVEVVVDGQLGYGATNSFDRDDVQRAADQAHLQAIAARQWGLHACTTSVRPPVVGHYRSPCAKPLDVLTAGDVNDILLRLCRHLTVSSQVVQAIATAVTREIDIWLVSSSGSDVHQTLSVVEGHLSATAEDGAIIQQRSDHGYLAHSYQGGWECFLTDDLWARSQHIGEQAVELLTAEECPTLKTTLVLAPDQMMLQLHESVGHPLELDRILGDERNYAGGSFVKPQDFGRLAYGSPLMNVVFDPTIDGELASYQFDDIGAPAQRQYLIRSGTLERGLGSLESQERLRVRGVACARATSWNRPPIDRMANINLEPGSTPLPELIAQIDDGIYMETNRSWSIDDQRYKFQFGCEYAKRIEQGQITRTLRNPNYRATTPEFWHSLRLVGDRSTWQHYGTPLCGKGEPNQLIWVGHGSPVCAFEQVDVFGGGAA
- the glcD gene encoding glycolate oxidase subunit GlcD, which encodes SSTSINWSAIAQDFTAVVGKSRVILRQEELLVYECDGLTSYRQRPAVVVLPRTTEEVAALVKICDRHAVPFIARGSGTGLSGGALPVENSVLIVTTLMKRILKVDYENQCVTVQPGVINTWVTQSVSGAGFYYAPDPSSQSVCSIGGNVAENSGGVHCLKYGVTTNHVLGLRLVLPDGSVKDLGGAVPEMPGYDLTGVVVGSEGTLGIATEITLKILKVPESIQVLLADFMSIEAAGAAVSDIISAGIIPAGMEMMDNFSINAVEDVVATACYPRDAIAILLIELDGLAVDVSANSDRVAEICRRNGARNVVTATEAQDRLRLWKGRKAAFAAMGKLSPDYYVQDGVIPRTKLPEVLQAIESLGEKHGYRVANVFHAGDGNLHPLILYNNSIPGQLEAVEALGGDILKLCVQVGGSISGEHGIGSDKRCYMPEMFSDADLETMQYVRQALNPRGLANPEKLFPTPRTCGEAARNAVPESWTDNVERF